The following are from one region of the Sandaracinus amylolyticus genome:
- a CDS encoding sensor histidine kinase: MTPPTLLVELAEKMGLLAAAALVAVLFPPLRNRLLGVGRRVDKLAAVGLGFGLSVWGATLGLHVAGEDINVRAIGILIAAILGGWKAGLLAGLGGGLFYAFQVDPQTAPYVLIASVVDGVLAGVVAERRPEWVEGPRVFFTAIAVQGVHLFVVGVGLVAFGYAERYLPAWPAHLVKLVVNGAGVTLFVMVARLVISREERGVALAHARAAADKAALEALRRRLEPHFLFNALTAIRATIRRDPEAARELVSDLADLYRYLLSHPDDAPLSAEVDHASAYLAIERARLGEGRVRIDIDVPTSLRAHRVPALLLQPLVENAVRHGVARRSGAGTIRIGAHEDGDSLVIEVEDACEGDPVPANEKGSGIALATLRERLGRLFGDRAAIDLDVGATGARACVRLPLEAQTTSSGSRVLASIEERANAS; this comes from the coding sequence ATGACGCCGCCGACGCTGCTCGTCGAGCTCGCGGAGAAGATGGGGCTCCTCGCGGCCGCCGCGCTGGTGGCCGTTCTCTTCCCGCCGCTGCGCAATCGACTGCTCGGCGTCGGCCGTCGCGTCGACAAGCTCGCCGCGGTCGGCCTCGGCTTCGGGCTCTCGGTGTGGGGCGCGACGCTCGGGCTCCACGTCGCGGGCGAGGACATCAACGTGCGCGCGATCGGCATCCTGATCGCCGCGATCCTCGGTGGCTGGAAAGCAGGTCTGCTCGCGGGCCTCGGTGGCGGTCTCTTCTACGCGTTCCAGGTCGACCCCCAGACGGCTCCCTACGTGCTGATCGCGTCGGTCGTCGACGGAGTGCTCGCGGGTGTCGTCGCCGAGCGCAGGCCCGAGTGGGTCGAGGGCCCGCGCGTCTTCTTCACCGCGATCGCCGTGCAGGGCGTGCACCTCTTCGTGGTCGGCGTCGGCCTCGTCGCCTTCGGCTACGCCGAGCGATATCTGCCCGCGTGGCCCGCGCACCTCGTGAAGCTCGTCGTCAACGGCGCGGGCGTCACGCTCTTCGTCATGGTCGCGCGCCTCGTGATCTCGCGCGAGGAGCGCGGCGTCGCGCTCGCTCACGCGCGCGCCGCCGCCGACAAGGCCGCGCTCGAAGCGCTGCGCCGCCGCCTCGAGCCGCACTTCCTCTTCAACGCGCTCACCGCGATCCGCGCGACCATCCGCCGCGATCCCGAGGCCGCCCGCGAGCTCGTCAGCGATCTCGCCGATCTCTATCGCTACCTGCTCTCGCACCCCGACGACGCGCCGCTCTCGGCCGAGGTCGATCACGCGAGCGCGTACCTCGCGATCGAGCGCGCGCGCCTCGGCGAAGGCCGCGTGCGCATCGACATCGACGTGCCCACCTCGCTCCGCGCCCATCGTGTGCCCGCGCTCCTGCTCCAGCCGCTCGTCGAGAACGCGGTGCGTCACGGGGTCGCGCGACGCAGCGGAGCGGGCACGATCCGCATCGGCGCCCACGAGGACGGCGACTCGCTCGTCATCGAGGTCGAGGACGCGTGCGAGGGCGACCCCGTGCCCGCCAACGAGAAGGGCAGCGGCATCGCGCTGGCGACGCTGCGCGAGCGCCTCGGCCGTCTCTTCGGCGATCGCGCCGCGATCGATCTCGACGTCGGTGCGACCGGCGCGCGCGCGTGCGTGAGATTGCCGCTCGAAGCGCAGACTACGTCCAGCGGGTCTCGGGTGCTCGCATCGATCGAGGAAAGGGCGAATGCGTCATGA
- a CDS encoding phytanoyl-CoA dioxygenase family protein, whose protein sequence is MITDEQRTAFARDGYIVLRACVPAERVRAARDRIAEALERDESIGELPRFLASTFCPSITRDPEIVGLLEPAYPAIAALFGVPEAPRAKSGQIALRFPERARIDARHGFHLDGFPTALNNVPRGTVHRHTLLCGVYLTPLRGPDRGNFVVWPGSHRHFARMLRALDAPAFLATHGAEALLDRIRAEEVGPPRQIEVEPGDVVLAHHLLAHGASDNLALRTRETVYFRLLHPRDSAQDPTPLMDERAMFDGVDWSTNQD, encoded by the coding sequence GTGATCACCGACGAGCAGCGGACCGCGTTCGCGCGCGATGGCTACATCGTGTTGCGCGCCTGCGTCCCCGCCGAGCGCGTCCGAGCCGCGCGCGATCGCATCGCCGAGGCGCTCGAGCGCGACGAGTCGATCGGCGAGCTGCCGCGCTTCCTCGCGAGCACGTTCTGCCCCTCGATCACCCGCGACCCCGAGATCGTCGGACTGCTCGAGCCCGCGTACCCCGCGATCGCCGCGCTCTTCGGCGTCCCCGAAGCACCGCGCGCGAAGAGCGGTCAGATCGCGCTGCGCTTCCCGGAGCGCGCGCGCATCGACGCACGCCACGGGTTCCACCTCGACGGCTTTCCCACCGCGCTCAACAACGTCCCGCGCGGCACCGTGCACCGACACACGCTGCTCTGCGGCGTGTATCTCACCCCGCTTCGCGGTCCCGATCGCGGCAACTTCGTCGTGTGGCCCGGCTCCCATCGCCACTTCGCGCGGATGCTGCGCGCGCTCGACGCGCCCGCGTTCCTCGCGACGCACGGCGCCGAGGCCCTGCTCGATCGCATCCGCGCCGAAGAGGTCGGCCCGCCGCGCCAGATCGAGGTCGAGCCCGGCGACGTCGTGCTCGCGCATCATCTCCTCGCGCACGGCGCGTCCGACAACCTCGCGCTACGAACCCGCGAGACCGTCTACTTCCGCCTGCTGCATCCGCGCGACAGCGCCCAGGATCCGACGCCGCTGATGGACGAGCGCGCGATGTTCGACGGAGTTGATTGGTCGACCAACCAAGATTGA
- a CDS encoding glutaredoxin domain-containing protein, translated as MPRDVLDESKIHPAVREKIATHHRDIVDEVKAAVAKHDVVVVGMSQNPNPRRARALLKKLGIEHEYLGYGSYLSLWRRRNALKMWTGWPTFPMVFVKGTLVGGADDLEKLAESGELAKMLGR; from the coding sequence ATGCCGCGCGACGTGCTCGACGAGTCGAAGATCCATCCTGCAGTCCGCGAGAAGATCGCGACGCATCACCGCGACATCGTCGACGAGGTGAAGGCCGCCGTCGCGAAGCACGACGTGGTGGTGGTCGGGATGTCGCAGAACCCGAACCCGCGGCGCGCGCGTGCGCTGCTCAAGAAGCTCGGGATCGAGCACGAGTACCTCGGCTACGGCAGCTATCTCTCGCTCTGGCGCCGCCGCAACGCGCTGAAGATGTGGACCGGCTGGCCCACGTTCCCGATGGTGTTCGTGAAGGGCACGCTCGTCGGCGGGGCCGACGATCTCGAGAAGCTCGCGGAGAGCGGCGAGCTCGCGAAGATGCTCGGGCGCTGA
- a CDS encoding M2 family metallopeptidase has product MRSRFFAVIAALASVACAGSAPAPRSAADLSPQAQADELLALYDPIYVALYTESARAAWVAATDVSEEHTGQRTGADTAFAAFAGNAEVIRRARALLEQQDQLDPLTVRQLRQMLYLAASAPQTRPDLARARVAAEAQQSARLDGFQFCLAREGDTCTQPVTTNDLDRVLQTSTNLEERLRAWQSSKEVGAVLRDGLVELRGLRNGVAREMGYRDFFAFQVDNYSLTTEQMMALLDRLVEEVRPLYVQLQCWARHELAQRYGQSEVPTLIPAHWLGNRWGQSWPGLVEGVDMDSLVSSREPEWVVQQAERFYVSMGFPSLPQSFWEQSDLYPVPEGETRRKNAHASAWHVDLQSDVRSLMSVEPTWEWFTTTHHELGHIYYYISYSRPEVPYLLREGANRSYHEGIGDLISLAASQEPYLREIGLLPEGQEIDEMRWLLDSALTGPITFLPWSAGVMSHFERDLYAGELPPEEINRRWWEHVARFQGIAPPSERPAEGCDACTKTHINDDPGQYYDYALANVVLYQLHDHICRNILQQDPRACNYYGRREVGDFLRAVMSPGASRDWQEVLVEHTGRELTAEPMLEYYRPLMQYLEEQNRGRTCGF; this is encoded by the coding sequence ATGCGTTCACGATTCTTCGCAGTGATCGCGGCGCTCGCGAGCGTCGCGTGCGCCGGCAGCGCCCCCGCCCCACGCAGCGCGGCCGACCTCTCGCCCCAGGCGCAGGCCGACGAGCTGCTCGCGCTCTACGATCCGATCTACGTCGCGCTCTACACCGAGTCGGCGCGCGCCGCGTGGGTCGCGGCGACCGACGTCTCCGAGGAGCACACGGGCCAGCGCACCGGCGCGGACACGGCGTTCGCCGCGTTCGCGGGCAACGCCGAGGTCATCCGCCGCGCGCGCGCACTGCTCGAGCAGCAGGACCAGCTCGATCCGCTGACCGTGCGCCAGCTGCGGCAGATGCTCTATCTCGCAGCGTCCGCGCCCCAGACGCGTCCCGATCTCGCGCGTGCGCGCGTCGCCGCCGAGGCGCAGCAGAGCGCGCGGCTCGACGGATTCCAGTTCTGCCTCGCGCGCGAGGGCGACACCTGCACGCAGCCGGTCACGACGAACGATCTCGATCGTGTGCTGCAGACGTCCACCAATCTCGAGGAGCGCCTTCGAGCGTGGCAGTCGAGCAAGGAAGTCGGCGCCGTTCTCCGCGACGGTCTCGTCGAATTGCGCGGGCTGCGCAACGGCGTCGCGCGCGAGATGGGATATCGCGACTTCTTCGCGTTCCAGGTCGACAACTACTCGCTCACGACCGAGCAGATGATGGCGCTGCTCGACCGCCTCGTGGAGGAAGTGCGCCCGCTCTACGTGCAGCTCCAGTGCTGGGCGCGCCACGAGCTCGCGCAGCGATACGGCCAGAGCGAGGTCCCGACGCTGATTCCCGCGCACTGGCTCGGCAATCGATGGGGCCAGAGCTGGCCCGGCCTGGTCGAGGGCGTCGACATGGACTCGCTGGTGTCGTCGCGCGAGCCCGAGTGGGTCGTGCAGCAGGCCGAGCGCTTCTACGTCTCGATGGGCTTCCCGAGCCTGCCGCAGTCGTTCTGGGAGCAGAGCGATCTCTATCCGGTGCCGGAGGGCGAGACCCGTCGGAAGAACGCGCACGCGAGCGCGTGGCACGTCGATCTGCAGAGCGACGTGCGCTCGCTGATGAGCGTCGAGCCGACGTGGGAGTGGTTCACGACGACGCACCACGAGCTCGGGCACATCTATTACTACATCTCGTATTCGCGCCCCGAGGTGCCTTATCTGCTACGCGAGGGTGCCAATCGCAGCTACCACGAGGGAATCGGCGATCTGATCTCGCTCGCCGCGTCGCAAGAGCCCTATCTGCGCGAGATCGGTCTCTTGCCCGAAGGGCAGGAGATCGACGAGATGCGCTGGCTGCTCGACTCGGCGCTCACCGGCCCGATCACGTTCCTGCCGTGGTCGGCGGGCGTGATGAGCCACTTCGAGCGCGATCTCTACGCCGGCGAGCTGCCGCCCGAGGAGATCAACCGCCGCTGGTGGGAGCACGTCGCGCGCTTCCAGGGCATCGCGCCGCCGAGCGAGCGCCCCGCCGAGGGCTGCGACGCCTGCACCAAGACGCACATCAACGACGATCCCGGACAGTACTACGACTACGCGCTCGCGAACGTGGTGCTCTATCAGCTCCACGATCACATCTGCCGGAACATCCTCCAGCAGGACCCGCGCGCCTGTAACTACTACGGTCGTCGCGAGGTCGGCGATTTCCTCCGCGCAGTGATGTCGCCCGGCGCGAGCCGCGACTGGCAGGAAGTCCTCGTCGAGCACACCGGCCGCGAGCTCACCGCGGAGCCGATGCTCGAGTATTACCGCCCCCTGATGCAGTACCTCGAGGAGCAGAACCGCGGCCGCACCTGCGGCTTCTGA
- a CDS encoding glycosyl hydrolase family 28-related protein, which yields MRHLLVLALLGTSIACAPGNIGDVERTDAGGLVGPRVDGGRTVPPGTDGGPAPIDDDASTPDDTDGGTPLDPDGGGPVVPPADRGATVPWDEYEAEAGRTNATVLEDRREVGTVEAESSGRRAVRLDDPGDYVELTAARRANSIVVRYSIPDAPGGGGIDSTINVYVNGTLRHRLPVTSRYAWFYDLNSWLNGGPNHPTDDPARGTPFHFYDESRALIGDIPAGATVRIQMDADNAADYYVIDLVDLELAPDPLPRPDGFLSIVDDCGATPNDATDDGNAIQTCLDRGRAESRGVWIPAGTFETSYAPARDMGFFTDRNTIRGAGMWHSTIHGSGARFYCAGNDCVFSDFALFGDTRVRDGQKRSNGFNGSAGTGSRLDRIWIEHVEVGYWVGLDSPPNGPTNGLVISDCRIRNTYADGVNFCNGTSNSEVVNTHLRYTGDDSLAVWAYTAPGAVATNNVFHRNTAQLPWRANCFAIYGGADNRIEDNVCTDTLTFPGIQVGGPYPQHAFGGTTRVARNTLLRAGGVSFGQEHGALKLFSFQVDLNQIVVEDIDIEDPSYFGLDLQSWGADASRIAQASMSRVTISSPARHGIHVRGDARGRLSLSEVVVRDASAGGLLHEGPAGQFTIERGTGNEGW from the coding sequence ATGCGCCACCTGCTCGTGCTCGCGCTGCTCGGGACCTCGATCGCGTGCGCTCCAGGAAACATCGGCGACGTCGAGCGCACCGACGCCGGCGGTCTCGTCGGGCCGCGTGTCGACGGCGGACGCACCGTCCCGCCCGGCACCGACGGAGGCCCGGCGCCGATCGACGACGACGCGAGCACGCCCGACGACACCGACGGCGGCACGCCGCTCGATCCCGACGGCGGCGGCCCGGTGGTCCCGCCCGCGGATCGCGGCGCGACGGTGCCCTGGGACGAGTACGAAGCGGAGGCGGGCCGCACGAACGCGACGGTGCTCGAGGATCGCCGCGAGGTCGGCACCGTCGAGGCCGAGTCCTCCGGCAGGCGCGCAGTCCGTCTCGACGACCCCGGCGACTACGTCGAGCTCACCGCTGCACGCCGCGCGAATTCGATCGTCGTCCGATATTCGATCCCCGACGCGCCCGGCGGCGGTGGAATCGACTCCACGATCAACGTCTACGTGAATGGCACCCTTCGCCACCGACTGCCCGTCACGTCGCGATATGCGTGGTTCTACGATCTGAATTCATGGCTCAACGGCGGGCCCAATCACCCCACCGACGACCCTGCGCGCGGCACTCCGTTCCACTTCTACGACGAGTCGCGCGCGCTGATCGGCGACATCCCCGCGGGCGCGACGGTGCGCATCCAGATGGATGCCGACAACGCCGCCGACTACTACGTCATCGATCTCGTCGATCTCGAGCTCGCTCCCGATCCGCTCCCGCGCCCCGACGGATTCCTCTCCATCGTCGACGACTGCGGCGCGACCCCGAACGACGCGACCGACGACGGCAACGCGATCCAGACGTGCCTCGACCGCGGCCGCGCCGAGTCGCGCGGCGTGTGGATCCCCGCGGGCACGTTCGAGACCTCGTACGCGCCCGCGCGGGACATGGGCTTCTTCACCGACCGCAACACGATCCGCGGCGCCGGCATGTGGCACTCCACGATCCACGGCTCGGGCGCGCGCTTCTACTGCGCGGGCAACGACTGCGTCTTCTCCGACTTCGCGCTCTTCGGCGACACCCGCGTTCGCGACGGACAGAAGCGCAGCAATGGATTCAACGGCAGCGCCGGCACCGGCTCACGGCTCGATCGCATCTGGATCGAGCACGTCGAGGTCGGTTATTGGGTCGGGCTCGACAGCCCTCCGAATGGTCCGACGAATGGCCTCGTCATCTCCGACTGCCGCATTCGCAACACCTACGCAGACGGCGTCAACTTCTGCAACGGCACCAGCAACTCCGAGGTCGTGAACACGCACCTCCGCTACACCGGCGACGACTCGCTCGCGGTGTGGGCCTACACCGCGCCGGGCGCCGTCGCGACGAACAACGTGTTCCATCGCAACACCGCGCAGCTCCCGTGGCGCGCCAACTGTTTCGCGATCTACGGCGGCGCGGACAACCGCATCGAGGACAACGTCTGCACCGACACGCTGACGTTCCCCGGCATCCAGGTCGGCGGCCCGTATCCGCAGCACGCGTTCGGCGGCACCACCCGCGTCGCGCGCAACACGCTGCTGCGCGCGGGCGGCGTCTCGTTCGGACAAGAGCACGGCGCGCTCAAGCTCTTCTCGTTCCAGGTCGATCTGAACCAGATCGTCGTCGAGGACATCGACATCGAGGATCCCAGCTACTTCGGGCTCGACCTGCAGTCGTGGGGCGCCGACGCGAGCCGCATCGCGCAGGCATCGATGTCGCGCGTCACGATCAGCTCGCCCGCGCGCCACGGCATCCACGTGCGCGGCGATGCGCGCGGCCGCCTCTCGCTGAGCGAGGTCGTGGTGCGCGACGCGTCCGCCGGGGGACTCCTGCACGAGGGCCCCGCCGGGCAATTCACGATCGAGCGCGGCACCGGCAACGAGGGCTGGTAG
- a CDS encoding LytR/AlgR family response regulator transcription factor, whose amino-acid sequence MSTTIRALVVDDEPLARDELVFTLEQIGGVEVVAQAESSAKALALLSEHAPDVVFADLRMPGPDGLALAEAVIARRPSTAIVMVSAHDDGALRGFEVGVVDYLLKPARLDRVRKAIDRVRARIAEGPSPSEPPPREGATLTRLAVRRRGAYVVVDIHDVVWFEVKDELVWAVTENDRYALDLTLSALEQRLPDGVFFRSHRGFLVRLDRIAAMEPSGAGTFELTLSHPEKPRIPLARERARLLRDLIPIAG is encoded by the coding sequence ATGAGCACGACGATCCGCGCACTGGTGGTCGACGACGAGCCGCTCGCCCGCGACGAGCTCGTGTTCACGCTCGAGCAGATCGGCGGTGTCGAGGTCGTCGCGCAGGCCGAGAGCAGCGCGAAGGCGCTCGCGCTCCTGAGCGAGCACGCGCCCGACGTGGTGTTCGCGGATCTCCGCATGCCCGGCCCCGACGGGCTCGCGCTCGCCGAGGCGGTGATCGCGCGTCGTCCCAGCACCGCGATCGTGATGGTCTCGGCGCACGACGACGGCGCGCTGCGCGGCTTCGAGGTCGGCGTCGTCGACTACCTCCTCAAGCCGGCGCGCCTCGACCGCGTGCGCAAGGCGATCGATCGGGTGCGCGCGCGCATCGCCGAAGGTCCGAGCCCCAGCGAGCCACCGCCGCGCGAGGGCGCGACGCTCACGCGCCTCGCGGTGCGCCGTCGCGGCGCGTACGTCGTCGTCGACATCCACGACGTCGTGTGGTTCGAAGTGAAGGACGAGCTCGTCTGGGCAGTGACCGAGAACGATCGCTACGCGCTCGATCTCACGCTCTCCGCGCTCGAGCAGCGCCTGCCCGACGGAGTGTTCTTCCGATCGCACCGCGGCTTCCTCGTGCGCCTCGATCGCATCGCCGCGATGGAGCCGAGCGGCGCGGGCACGTTCGAGCTCACGCTCAGCCATCCCGAGAAGCCGCGCATCCCACTCGCGCGCGAGCGTGCGCGCCTGCTCCGCGATCTGATCCCGATCGCGGGCTGA
- a CDS encoding serine hydrolase domain-containing protein, protein MRLPYVALLALSLAACGDLGLASVDASVPTDAITPPAIDATPFDGGPPPADLEGFVDWHMRAGGIRGLAAAITTRDGTALTLLRGEASEGIPVAEDTLFVLASISKTFTGILVVQLVEDGLLDLDAPLDDDLPYAVRNPAFPDVPVTARMLLTHTSGLRDQLTVLGMASTAGTDPDIALSDFVRDYVAVADHWSTRPGTRYEYTNAGFAVLGALVEAITQQDFRARSDARLLDPFGLDGAGWFLADVDVSLIATPYAWSERRGFTALQHGGYAFYPASSMRASIAHMARYARAVSRGLEIDGTRVLSAELATEMRRVPFPEIAGDRALAWEIETIRGRAYMHHSGATNGGATLLYVGDDGVSIIVLTNSDAYIRSRLGMREGADALREIVLRLDTEADTLVRE, encoded by the coding sequence ATGCGCCTGCCGTACGTCGCGCTCCTCGCGCTCTCGCTCGCGGCCTGTGGCGACCTCGGTCTCGCGTCGGTCGACGCATCGGTCCCGACCGACGCGATCACGCCGCCCGCGATCGACGCGACGCCCTTCGACGGCGGCCCGCCGCCCGCCGATCTCGAGGGCTTCGTCGACTGGCACATGCGCGCCGGCGGCATCCGCGGCCTCGCTGCTGCGATCACCACGCGCGACGGCACTGCGCTCACGCTGCTGCGCGGTGAAGCGAGCGAGGGCATTCCCGTCGCCGAGGACACGCTCTTCGTGCTCGCGTCGATCTCGAAGACGTTCACCGGGATCCTCGTGGTGCAGCTCGTCGAGGACGGCCTCCTCGATCTCGATGCGCCGCTCGACGACGACCTCCCGTACGCGGTGCGCAACCCCGCGTTCCCCGACGTGCCCGTCACCGCGCGCATGCTGCTCACGCACACGTCGGGCCTCCGCGATCAGCTCACCGTGCTCGGCATGGCGTCGACCGCAGGCACCGATCCCGACATCGCGCTCTCCGACTTCGTGCGCGACTACGTCGCCGTCGCCGATCACTGGAGCACGCGCCCCGGCACTCGATACGAGTACACCAACGCCGGCTTCGCCGTGCTCGGCGCGCTCGTCGAGGCGATCACCCAGCAGGACTTCCGCGCGCGCAGCGACGCGCGCCTGCTCGATCCGTTCGGGCTCGACGGCGCGGGCTGGTTCCTCGCCGACGTCGACGTCTCGCTGATCGCGACGCCGTACGCGTGGAGCGAGCGACGCGGCTTCACCGCGCTCCAACACGGCGGCTACGCGTTCTATCCGGCGAGCTCGATGCGCGCGTCGATCGCGCACATGGCGCGCTACGCCCGCGCGGTGTCACGCGGCCTCGAGATCGACGGCACGCGCGTGCTGAGCGCGGAGCTCGCGACCGAGATGCGCCGCGTCCCCTTCCCCGAGATCGCCGGCGATCGCGCGCTCGCGTGGGAGATCGAGACGATCCGCGGCCGCGCGTACATGCACCACTCCGGCGCGACGAACGGCGGCGCGACGCTGCTCTACGTCGGCGACGACGGCGTGAGCATCATCGTGCTCACCAACAGCGACGCGTACATCCGCTCGCGGCTCGGCATGCGCGAGGGCGCCGACGCGCTGCGCGAGATCGTGCTGCGCCTCGACACCGAGGCCGACACGCTGGTGCGCGAGTGA